From Scomber scombrus chromosome 6, fScoSco1.1, whole genome shotgun sequence, the proteins below share one genomic window:
- the LOC133982469 gene encoding prolactin-like: protein MEMVWFAVLSLVHLQLYMRVGSAPICAYGQTGCHVPSLADLFDRVIQQSSRMHGISSDLHSEFEQYSFPSKNIIGKRKCHTHGIQTPDDKENVQRLGREELTEVILRLLGAWGNPLTQLHRSMSQDQNQDFNHYSSNKAMEISDMVHELRDGVAKMAEKMMLLGVLGNTVGYISSESLVPSSAFSFYKQGELNSIDHNDLLYCFRRDSNKVKNYLRILKCTTLPELDC, encoded by the exons ATGGAAATGG TTTGGTTTGCTGTCCTTTCACTGGTGCACCTGCAGCTTTACATGAGAGTTGGCTCAGCACCCATCTGTGCCTATGGGCAGACTGGATGCCATGTTCCTTCCCTGGCAGATCTCTTCGACAGGGTCATACAACAGTCCTCCAGAATGCATGGGATCTCCAGTGATCTTCACTCTGAATTT GAGCAATATTCCTTTCCCAGCAAGAACATCATAGGAAAACGAAAGTGCCACACACATGGCATACAAACACCtgatgacaaagaaaatgtacaaagaCTAGGG CGAGAAGAACTGACAGAAGTGATCCTAAGGCTGCTGGGAGCTTGGGGTAACCCCTTGACACAACTCCACCGAAGCATGTCTCAGGATCAGAATCAAGATTTCAACCACTACAGCTCCAACAAGGCAATGGAGATTAGTGATATGGTACATGAATTGAGGGATGGAGTGGCAAAAATGGCAGAGAAG ATGATGCTACTAGGAGTGCTTGGTAACACTGTGGGTTACATCTCTTCTGAGAGTCTGGTCCCCTCCTCTGCCTTTTCCTTCTACAAACAAGGAGAACTGAACTCTATTGACCATAATGACCTCCTTTACTGCTTCCGGAGAGACTCCAACAAAGTCAAAAATTATCTCCGTATTTTGAAATGCACGACTCTTCCTGAACTGGACTGTTAA